One window of Methanothermobacter tenebrarum genomic DNA carries:
- the aspS gene encoding aspartate--tRNA(Asn) ligase: MTTMLGKTRRTHYSNEITPSLDGSHTILMGWVYEIRDLGGIIFILLRDRHGIIQVTAPSKKTSKELFKKLRKLKKEYVIEVQGTVQKSPKAPRSVEIIPSNVKVLAKSQQPLPLDPTGKVKAEIDTRLDSRFLDLRRPEISAIFKIKSRMLHSVRVFLEKEGFIEINTPKLVASATEGGTELFPITYFEREAFLGQSPQLYKQMMMASGLDKVYEIAPIFRAEEHDTLRHLNEVISIDIEAAFMNHEDVMKILEKLIVKVIKDIKEHCKEELETLGRELETPKLPFERLEYDEVVEIVKSQGVHLRHGEDLSRAAEKALGEIMPGYYFIKSWPTNIKPFYVMPREDDPSKSYAFDLMYKDLEVSSGAMRVHEHDLLVEKIKKQGLNPRSFESYLSAFKYGMPPHAGWGLGAERFTMALLEIKNIRETVLFPRDRRRLTP; encoded by the coding sequence GTGACAACCATGCTAGGTAAGACCAGGAGAACCCATTATTCAAATGAGATCACACCATCACTTGACGGATCCCATACAATCCTCATGGGTTGGGTGTACGAAATACGAGACCTTGGAGGGATAATATTCATACTCCTCAGGGACAGACATGGTATAATACAGGTAACCGCCCCAAGTAAAAAAACATCAAAAGAACTATTCAAAAAATTAAGAAAACTCAAAAAAGAATATGTTATAGAAGTCCAAGGGACGGTTCAAAAGTCCCCCAAAGCCCCAAGAAGCGTTGAAATAATACCCTCCAATGTGAAAGTCCTGGCCAAATCACAACAACCATTACCACTCGACCCCACAGGGAAGGTTAAAGCCGAAATTGACACAAGACTAGACTCAAGGTTCCTAGACCTTAGAAGACCCGAAATAAGCGCAATATTCAAGATAAAAAGTAGAATGCTGCATTCAGTGAGGGTTTTCCTCGAAAAGGAGGGTTTTATCGAGATAAACACTCCCAAGTTGGTTGCATCAGCAACCGAAGGCGGGACAGAACTCTTCCCCATAACCTACTTCGAAAGGGAAGCCTTCCTAGGCCAAAGCCCACAACTCTACAAACAGATGATGATGGCAAGCGGCCTCGACAAAGTCTATGAGATAGCACCCATATTCAGGGCAGAAGAACACGACACCCTCAGGCACCTAAACGAGGTCATATCCATTGACATAGAAGCAGCCTTCATGAACCACGAAGACGTCATGAAAATACTCGAAAAACTCATCGTAAAAGTCATAAAGGACATCAAAGAACACTGCAAAGAAGAACTCGAAACCCTAGGCAGAGAACTCGAAACCCCAAAACTGCCCTTCGAAAGACTAGAATATGACGAAGTCGTGGAGATAGTCAAATCACAAGGAGTCCACCTCAGACATGGAGAAGACCTCTCAAGGGCCGCTGAAAAAGCCCTAGGCGAGATAATGCCCGGCTATTATTTCATAAAATCCTGGCCAACGAATATAAAACCATTCTATGTAATGCCAAGGGAGGATGACCCAAGCAAAAGCTACGCCTTCGACCTCATGTACAAGGACCTTGAAGTATCCTCCGGTGCCATGAGGGTCCATGAACACGACCTCCTAGTTGAAAAGATTAAAAAACAGGGACTAAATCCCAGATCATTTGAAAGTTACCTTTCAGCCTTCAAATATGGGATGCCACCACATGCAGGTTGGGGTCTTGGAGCTGAAAGATTCACCATGGCACTCCTAGAAATCAAAAATATCAGGGAAACAGTACTATTCCCAAGGGACAGGAGAAGATTAACCCCATAA
- a CDS encoding cobalt-precorrin-8 methylmutase yields the protein MMGASTKKGKKIAEKSRRIVKKLIKDKIEGLPPEEVEIIERIVHSTADPEYADITRMSQEFIPTTINALGDLKDILVDVEMVKAGISYDGDIKCYINHPTVIKMAKDKNMTRAAAAMEYAASKDFSGIVVVGNAPTALSKVIKLTEAGMDVKSIIGVPVGFVAAAESKKLLTKTNIPYLITSGPKGGTPVAVAATNALINLTKKWRGGIR from the coding sequence ATGATGGGCGCCTCCACAAAAAAAGGAAAAAAGATCGCGGAAAAGAGTAGGAGGATAGTGAAAAAGCTTATAAAAGATAAGATAGAAGGGTTACCCCCAGAAGAAGTCGAGATCATAGAGAGGATAGTTCATTCCACAGCCGACCCAGAATATGCTGATATCACTAGGATGAGCCAAGAATTCATACCCACAACCATAAATGCCCTAGGGGACCTTAAGGATATACTAGTAGATGTTGAAATGGTGAAAGCAGGAATATCCTATGATGGGGACATAAAATGTTATATAAACCATCCAACTGTTATAAAGATGGCGAAGGATAAAAACATGACCAGGGCAGCTGCTGCAATGGAATACGCAGCCTCAAAAGACTTCAGCGGAATCGTAGTGGTGGGTAACGCGCCAACCGCACTCTCAAAGGTGATAAAATTAACAGAAGCAGGGATGGATGTTAAATCTATAATAGGAGTGCCTGTTGGTTTTGTAGCTGCTGCTGAATCCAAAAAACTCCTCACAAAAACAAACATACCATACCTTATAACCTCCGGTCCAAAGGGTGGGACGCCAGTTGCAGTGGCAGCCACAAACGCCCTAATAAACCTCACAAAAAAATGGAGAGGAGGAATAAGATGA
- the hemL gene encoding glutamate-1-semialdehyde 2,1-aminomutase has translation MISDDLFKEALKVLPGGVSSPVRKFEPHPFFAKKGEGCILYDVDGNRYIDYCLAYGPLILGHAPEKITSAVCEQIKKGSAYGTPTKAELELAKLVIERVPSAEMIRFVNSGTEATMAAIRLARAFTGKDKILKFEGAYHGAHDYVLVKPGSGAAAAPDSPGIPQDTTRNTISAPFNDEEAVASIIEEDDNIAAILVEPVMANIGCIEPEDGYLKFLRKITSENGILLIFDEVITGFRIAPGGAQEYYNITADLVTYGKIIGGGFPMGALAGPRRLMEHISPAGDVYQAGTFNGNPVSVTAGITTLKELTDDLYKELNKKGEIIRKGIKDILEDNNLEFYLAGLSSMFQIYFTQEKVKDYTSAKTANLEIFKKYFHSLLKGGVFVPPSQFECCFISAAHRKEDLNMTLEVVEESIKRAVKQSPR, from the coding sequence ATGATATCAGATGACCTGTTTAAAGAAGCATTGAAAGTTTTACCTGGTGGTGTGAGCTCCCCGGTAAGAAAGTTTGAACCACACCCTTTCTTCGCCAAAAAAGGTGAAGGTTGCATCCTCTATGACGTGGACGGTAACCGTTACATAGATTACTGTCTAGCCTATGGTCCCCTCATCCTCGGTCACGCCCCAGAGAAGATTACAAGTGCAGTCTGTGAACAAATTAAAAAGGGTAGTGCCTATGGCACGCCAACAAAGGCAGAATTAGAACTTGCAAAACTTGTCATAGAAAGAGTACCATCAGCTGAGATGATAAGGTTTGTGAATTCGGGTACAGAGGCTACAATGGCCGCGATAAGACTTGCAAGGGCATTCACAGGGAAGGATAAAATACTCAAATTTGAGGGCGCATATCATGGCGCCCATGATTATGTTCTGGTAAAACCAGGATCGGGCGCGGCAGCAGCCCCCGATTCACCAGGCATACCCCAAGATACAACAAGAAACACTATATCAGCGCCTTTCAATGATGAAGAAGCAGTTGCAAGTATAATAGAAGAGGATGACAATATCGCGGCAATACTAGTAGAGCCTGTGATGGCTAATATAGGCTGTATAGAACCAGAGGACGGCTACCTAAAATTCCTGAGGAAAATAACAAGTGAAAATGGTATACTCTTAATATTTGACGAGGTTATCACCGGTTTCAGAATAGCCCCTGGGGGTGCCCAAGAATACTATAATATAACAGCAGACCTTGTAACCTATGGGAAAATCATAGGAGGAGGATTCCCCATGGGCGCCCTAGCAGGTCCCAGAAGACTAATGGAACATATATCACCCGCAGGTGATGTTTACCAAGCCGGCACATTCAACGGCAATCCTGTATCAGTAACCGCTGGCATAACAACCCTCAAGGAATTAACAGATGATCTTTACAAGGAACTTAACAAAAAAGGGGAAATAATAAGAAAGGGCATAAAGGATATCCTAGAGGACAATAATCTAGAATTTTACCTGGCAGGATTATCCTCAATGTTCCAAATCTACTTCACCCAAGAGAAGGTTAAAGATTATACCAGCGCCAAGACAGCTAATTTGGAGATATTCAAAAAGTACTTCCATAGCCTACTCAAAGGTGGGGTGTTTGTGCCACCATCACAATTCGAATGTTGTTTTATCTCAGCAGCTCACAGAAAAGAAGATCTTAACATGACACTAGAGGTGGTGGAGGAATCCATTAAAAGAGCCGTCAAACAATCCCCCAGGTGA
- a CDS encoding DUF4012 domain-containing protein → MERRTIIIFVVALSVIIFLSCMYIKNSQNVMVGEKKVLLLCADPSEPRPGIGAVDMAFIITLDNGNITGIKSVYPGQMAHPTATPPPSLKAIGVERWYLHDALWEKDTEKGAKLAQEIVEYNTGEKTDIVVIVTPEAVDAILARIGPVYVEGEGYVSGNSIEFLREEQKAGYTRGDAVKSLMKAIIDSARDRNKYVSIVDEVVRQSAQGNIIIIPKTALVEFLTYIGFEKLKYTLQSHLGDCLTALLMDSSTTSSVMLRSSFL, encoded by the coding sequence ATGGAAAGAAGGACCATTATAATATTCGTAGTAGCTCTCTCAGTTATTATCTTCCTATCTTGCATGTATATTAAGAATTCTCAGAACGTGATGGTAGGAGAAAAAAAGGTGTTGCTTTTATGCGCTGATCCGAGCGAGCCGAGACCGGGGATAGGAGCAGTTGACATGGCGTTCATCATAACCTTGGATAATGGTAATATAACAGGTATAAAGTCTGTCTATCCGGGGCAGATGGCCCATCCCACGGCAACACCACCACCATCCCTAAAAGCTATAGGTGTTGAAAGATGGTATCTTCATGATGCTCTCTGGGAAAAGGACACCGAGAAGGGGGCGAAGCTCGCCCAAGAAATAGTAGAATATAATACTGGTGAGAAAACAGATATTGTAGTTATAGTAACACCAGAAGCTGTTGACGCGATCTTGGCGAGGATAGGACCGGTATATGTGGAGGGGGAAGGTTACGTCTCAGGCAACTCAATAGAATTCCTAAGAGAGGAGCAGAAGGCCGGATACACCCGTGGGGATGCTGTGAAGTCCCTCATGAAAGCCATAATAGACTCTGCAAGGGACAGGAATAAATATGTAAGCATAGTAGATGAGGTTGTCCGGCAAAGTGCCCAGGGTAATATCATCATAATCCCAAAAACTGCCCTTGTGGAATTTTTAACATACATAGGATTTGAAAAACTTAAATATACATTGCAAAGTCACCTGGGGGATTGTTTGACGGCTCTTTTAATGGATTCCTCCACCACCTCTAGTGTCATGTTAAGATCTTCTTTTCTGTGA
- the mtxX gene encoding methanogenesis marker protein Mmp4/MtxX gives MVVIVVGVGENKNVEKAANNMDFEVLLSYSEEEFIKMIHKGLGDAYMRGSLNSAPIIKELRKIGDPKRASFIKLDDHSFFLAPVGIDEGFTIDDKIKIIDYCSKFMEKIGIKATIAVISGGRPQDIGRAPEIDKSIKEAKKLTSMIKDKYNIKHYYILIEDAIKDGRNLILAPDGITGNLIFRSLVLIGSAKSHGAITLGIDPIFIDTSRAQTVEGYERALKFAYKLANMREDVDETPKTNL, from the coding sequence ATGGTGGTTATAGTAGTAGGAGTTGGTGAAAACAAAAATGTTGAGAAAGCAGCGAATAATATGGACTTTGAAGTTCTTTTATCCTATTCTGAGGAAGAATTTATCAAGATGATCCATAAGGGCCTTGGAGACGCATATATGAGGGGTTCATTAAATTCAGCGCCTATAATAAAAGAACTGCGGAAAATTGGGGATCCTAAAAGGGCATCATTTATAAAATTAGATGATCACAGTTTTTTCCTCGCCCCTGTTGGTATAGATGAGGGATTCACAATAGACGACAAGATAAAGATAATAGACTACTGTTCCAAATTCATGGAAAAAATAGGCATCAAAGCTACAATAGCAGTTATTTCAGGTGGCAGACCCCAGGATATTGGAAGAGCGCCCGAAATCGACAAATCCATCAAAGAAGCCAAAAAATTAACATCAATGATAAAAGATAAATATAATATAAAACACTATTATATCCTGATAGAAGATGCTATAAAGGATGGACGTAATCTGATTCTAGCCCCAGATGGTATAACCGGTAACCTGATATTCAGGAGCCTCGTGTTAATCGGATCAGCTAAGAGTCATGGGGCTATAACCCTTGGAATAGACCCTATTTTTATAGACACTTCCAGGGCCCAGACTGTCGAGGGCTATGAAAGAGCGTTAAAATTCGCATATAAACTTGCTAACATGAGGGAGGATGTGGATGAAACTCCTAAAACCAATCTATAA
- the uppS gene encoding polyprenyl diphosphate synthase has translation MKLLKPIYKLYEWYILKDLKKEKMPRHVAIIMDGNRRYSRLQGSKDPIQGHKRGIKTLEKVLDWCIDLGIEIVTVYAFSTENFKRPKREVEGLMRLFEENFKKVAKTEKIHKNRVKIKAVGNLDLLPENVKEAIRIAEKATEEYDDRILNIAIGYDGRLEIVEATRKIAQMVKEGKLDPEDIDEETINDNLYTAGLEDPHLIIRTSGEERLSGFLLWQSSYSELYFCDSLWPEFRKVDFLRALRSYQERERRFGT, from the coding sequence ATGAAACTCCTAAAACCAATCTATAAACTCTACGAATGGTACATTCTAAAAGACTTGAAAAAGGAGAAAATGCCAAGGCACGTAGCCATAATAATGGATGGCAACAGACGCTACTCAAGATTACAAGGTAGCAAAGATCCTATACAAGGCCACAAAAGAGGTATTAAAACCCTTGAAAAAGTACTAGATTGGTGTATAGACCTTGGAATAGAGATCGTCACAGTGTACGCGTTCTCCACCGAGAACTTCAAACGTCCCAAAAGGGAAGTAGAAGGCCTTATGAGATTATTCGAAGAAAACTTTAAAAAAGTTGCCAAAACTGAGAAGATCCATAAAAATCGTGTGAAAATCAAAGCAGTCGGCAACCTTGACCTCTTACCCGAGAACGTGAAAGAAGCCATTAGAATAGCCGAAAAAGCCACAGAAGAATATGATGATAGAATCCTTAATATTGCCATAGGCTACGATGGGCGACTAGAAATAGTCGAAGCCACACGTAAGATAGCCCAGATGGTTAAAGAGGGAAAACTCGACCCAGAGGATATCGATGAGGAGACCATAAATGATAACCTTTATACCGCAGGTTTAGAGGACCCCCACCTCATCATAAGGACAAGTGGAGAGGAAAGATTGAGCGGATTCCTACTCTGGCAATCATCCTACTCCGAATTATACTTCTGTGACAGTCTATGGCCAGAATTTAGGAAAGTGGACTTTTTAAGGGCTCTAAGATCATACCAGGAACGTGAGAGGAGATTCGGCACCTAA
- a CDS encoding TatD family hydrolase has translation MDVHCHINFKDFNKDREEVIKRAKRKLTAIIDSGVGLGGVRRSIRLSEEYKHFIYSTLGLHPADAARMGDELIETIIKEIEDNIERAVGVGESGLDFHHTRDLEGRRRQEKIFKLFIELAIEYELPLIIHARESEKQAFKILKEHPIENAIFHCYSGDLDTAKNIIEEGYHLSFSTMICFIDHHQRLIKDLPLQSILTETDSPYLSPFKGRRNEPPYLEEAVKKIAQLKNTNIQEVDSITEKNAKKIFRI, from the coding sequence ATAGATGTTCACTGCCATATAAACTTCAAAGACTTTAACAAGGACAGAGAAGAGGTCATAAAAAGAGCCAAGAGAAAACTAACCGCCATCATAGACTCAGGAGTAGGCCTCGGAGGCGTGAGAAGATCCATCAGATTATCAGAAGAATATAAACATTTCATATATTCTACACTAGGTTTACATCCAGCAGACGCGGCTAGGATGGGGGACGAACTCATAGAAACCATCATAAAAGAGATAGAGGATAATATAGAAAGGGCAGTGGGTGTTGGTGAAAGTGGATTAGACTTCCACCATACAAGGGACTTGGAAGGTCGCAGAAGGCAAGAAAAAATCTTCAAGTTATTCATAGAACTCGCCATCGAATATGAGCTCCCACTCATAATCCATGCAAGAGAAAGTGAAAAACAAGCCTTCAAAATCCTAAAAGAACATCCAATAGAAAATGCAATATTCCACTGTTACAGTGGCGACCTAGACACCGCAAAGAATATAATAGAAGAAGGCTACCACCTCTCATTCTCCACCATGATATGTTTCATAGACCACCACCAAAGGCTAATCAAGGACCTACCACTCCAAAGTATCCTAACAGAGACCGACAGTCCATACCTGTCCCCATTCAAGGGCAGACGGAACGAACCACCATACCTAGAAGAGGCCGTGAAAAAGATAGCCCAACTGAAAAATACAAACATCCAAGAAGTCGACAGTATAACAGAAAAAAATGCTAAAAAAATATTCAGGATATGA
- a CDS encoding carboxymuconolactone decarboxylase family protein: protein MGRYEKGLKIQDRIHKGSYEELKGELEDIAPDFARMVAEFPYGEIYSRGGLDLKTRELITIAALTTLGCATSQLKGHIRGAINAGCTREEIIETIIQMSVYAGFPAAINALIVAKEVLE, encoded by the coding sequence ATGGGAAGGTATGAGAAGGGATTGAAGATACAGGATAGGATCCATAAGGGCTCGTATGAGGAGCTTAAGGGGGAACTGGAGGATATAGCCCCTGATTTTGCGCGTATGGTTGCTGAGTTCCCTTATGGTGAGATATATTCTAGGGGTGGTCTTGATCTTAAGACAAGGGAACTTATAACCATCGCCGCTTTAACAACTCTTGGTTGCGCCACTTCACAGCTTAAAGGTCATATTCGGGGTGCTATTAATGCGGGTTGCACGAGGGAGGAGATAATCGAGACTATAATACAAATGTCAGTATATGCTGGTTTTCCCGCTGCTATAAATGCTCTAATAGTAGCTAAGGAAGTCCTGGAATGA
- a CDS encoding 2,5-diamino-6-(ribosylamino)-4(3H)-pyrimidinone 5'-phosphate reductase, whose protein sequence is MKPYVILNAAMTLDGKIATHTGSLEISGEKDLIRVHRLRRECDAIMVGINTVLIDNPRLTIHKIKADKTENPTRIVVDSKARTPPDYRILNKEAPTIIAVSKSAPTEKIKKLSEKAKIITAGDKKVNLKTLMAELKKMGIHKLMLEGGSTLNFSMLREGLVDEVRVCIAPMIVGGVKAKTLVDGQGIPHMKDAIKLKLKKYYTLGEDLILEYKVIKS, encoded by the coding sequence TTGAAACCTTATGTAATATTAAATGCTGCCATGACACTCGACGGTAAAATAGCAACACACACCGGAAGCTTGGAAATATCAGGAGAAAAAGACCTGATAAGAGTCCATAGACTGCGCAGAGAATGCGACGCCATAATGGTAGGGATAAACACAGTACTCATAGACAACCCCCGCCTAACAATACACAAGATAAAAGCCGACAAAACAGAAAACCCCACTAGGATAGTTGTCGACAGCAAAGCAAGAACACCCCCAGATTACAGAATACTCAACAAGGAAGCCCCGACAATAATAGCAGTTTCAAAAAGCGCCCCAACAGAGAAAATCAAAAAACTATCAGAGAAGGCGAAGATAATCACAGCAGGCGACAAAAAAGTCAACCTAAAAACCCTAATGGCCGAACTAAAAAAAATGGGCATACACAAGTTAATGTTAGAAGGCGGTTCAACCCTAAACTTTTCCATGCTCAGAGAAGGCCTCGTAGATGAGGTAAGGGTTTGCATAGCACCCATGATAGTAGGGGGTGTCAAAGCAAAAACACTAGTAGACGGTCAAGGAATACCCCATATGAAGGATGCCATAAAACTAAAACTCAAAAAATACTACACACTCGGGGAGGATCTAATCCTAGAATACAAGGTTATAAAATCCTAA
- a CDS encoding DUF483 domain-containing protein yields MLKLLEEIYKRIIKLREDGCQDGPKSICHVDEFYFNQLMARLEKEIEIVNKYNPPTRPALDPLVSTELGIYRGDDYQIGRLLGYPECCVKSFSEETRFAIDESHLKELEELDVPEGVCALILPSGFIPCSLKCKRAWENRLIAYVDSREYQMILELEEELKRELPHFHLGYNEYYEKLPIKR; encoded by the coding sequence ATGCTCAAATTGCTCGAAGAAATCTACAAAAGAATAATCAAGTTAAGAGAGGATGGATGCCAGGATGGTCCCAAGAGCATCTGTCACGTGGATGAATTCTATTTCAACCAGCTAATGGCCCGCCTAGAAAAGGAGATAGAAATCGTGAACAAATATAACCCCCCAACAAGGCCCGCCCTAGACCCCCTCGTATCCACAGAACTTGGAATCTACCGGGGCGATGACTACCAGATAGGTCGACTACTAGGTTATCCAGAATGTTGCGTGAAAAGCTTTTCAGAAGAGACAAGATTCGCGATAGACGAAAGTCACCTAAAGGAATTAGAGGAGTTGGACGTGCCAGAGGGCGTCTGCGCCCTCATACTACCATCCGGTTTCATACCCTGCAGCTTAAAGTGCAAAAGGGCGTGGGAAAACCGGCTGATAGCATATGTAGATTCTAGAGAATACCAGATGATATTAGAACTTGAAGAGGAACTTAAAAGGGAACTACCACACTTTCATTTAGGCTACAACGAATATTACGAGAAGCTCCCAATCAAAAGATAA